Proteins co-encoded in one Juglans regia cultivar Chandler chromosome 16, Walnut 2.0, whole genome shotgun sequence genomic window:
- the LOC108980285 gene encoding transcription factor MYB106-like, producing the protein MGRSPCCEKVGLKKGPWTPEEDQKLLAYIGEHGHGSWRALPAKAGLQRCGKSCRLRWTNYLRPDIKRGKFSLQEEQTIIQLHALLGNRWSAIATHLPKRTDNEIKNYWNTHLKKRLTKMGIDPVTHKPKSNALSSGSGHSKDSANLSHMAQWESARLEAEARLVRESKLVSNPIQQQLSSTVLAVQNISTTLAQPVVLSPCLDVLKAWQGFWSNSTSAGIFPVAGNDDLEFPTPTTLNFSENGFPDIQSTVELNENQTLEFAKSSVTACGVGIIKEVCTQMPALKERLDHTTALQEMSYSTESAWFSESYRAVNENIMPLSNIMDDFKGILGCNCDDQNSLMAGDKLENGDKNCSGDFEESNYKHYWNSVLNLVNASSSSGSPVF; encoded by the exons ATGGGAAGGTCTCCATGCTGTGAGAAGGTGGGGCTGAAGAAAGGGCCATGGACACCAGAGGAAGACCAGAAGCTTTTGGCTTACATTGGAGAACACGGCCATGGAAGCTGGCGAGCCTTGCCCGCAAAGGCTg GGCTCCAGAGATGTGGGAAGAGCTGTAGATTGAGATGGACTAACTATCTCAGACCAGATATTAAAAGAGGAAAGTTCAGCTTGCAGGAAGAACAAACCATCATTCAGCTCCACGCACTCCTTGGGAACAG ATGGTCGGCAATAGCAACTCACTTGCCCAAGAGAACCGACAACGAGATCAAGAACTACTGGAACACACATCTGAAGAAAAGACTAACCAAGATGGGCATCGATCCCGTTACCCACAAGCCCAAAAGCAATGCCCTCAGCTCCGGCAGTGGCCACTCCAAAGATTCAGCCAACTTAAGCCACATGGCTCAGTGGGAGAGTGCAAGGCTTGAAGCCGAAGCCAGACTGGTAAGGGAGTCCAAGCTTGTGTCCAACCCTATTCAACAGCAGCTCAGCTCCACTGTTCTGGCTGTTCAGAACATCAGCACAACCCTAGCTCAACCTGTAGTACTATCTCCATGCCTTGACGTCCTCAAAGCATGGCAGGGTTTTTGGTCGAATTCAACGAGTGCAGGCATATTCCCAGTCGCCGGCAACGACGACCTAGAGTTCCCGACACCAACTACGTTGAACTTCTCGGAGAACGGATTCCCCGATATCCAAAGTACTGTTGAGCTAAATGAAAACCAAACACTTGAATTCGCCAAAAGCTCAGTTACTGCATGCGGAGTTGGGATTATCAAAGAAGTCTGTACTCAAATGCCGGCACTCAAAGAAAGATTGGATCACACAACGGCGTTGCAGGAGATGAGTTATAGTACGGAAAGTGCATGGTTTTCGGAGTCTTATAGGGCTGTGAATGAGAATATCATGCCTCTCTCAAATATTATGGATGATTTCAAGGGTATCTTGGGTTGTAACTGTGACGACCAGAATTCGTTGATGGCCGGAGACAAACTGGAAAATGGAGACAAAAACTGCAGCGGTGACTTTGAGGAGAGCAATTATAAGCATTACTGGAACAGCGTACTCAATTTGGTGAATGCTTCGTCGTCTAGTGGTTCTCCCGTGTTCTGA